The following proteins are co-located in the Carassius auratus strain Wakin chromosome 7, ASM336829v1, whole genome shotgun sequence genome:
- the nsun6 gene encoding putative methyltransferase NSUN6 encodes MSVFPQLSMNPDVREHLRSVYTNNELVCESGADEADVVFEALLSCLSHPPLFTCLRASTHLHSLQDVQLRLQQHLAQQERCPSVYTHPQLPDVLLLPVHGPRSVDPLVSEVIVDAQCGNAVLRGAHVFTPGILSMPKYMKVGEVVSVFSDVERKCTRGAKEFKGKKVFLGNGISEVDRSEIFSSDGPGKGVAVRMTEPLYQSPSFDGVLTDQLFLQNLPSVVVGHVLGPRPGERILDMCAAPGGKTTHIAALMGNQGTVVALEKVRSKMEKLVQNAEMLQLDCIKAYCCNSVHAVSSDPVKCSADGPPYPEESFDRVLLDAPCSGLGQRPNMSYSCSLREVCSYQPLQRKLFTTAVRLLKRGGVLVYSTCTVTLAENEEQVSWALRTFPGLTLEPQLPVLGSEGMSGAGLSRDQRRLLQRFRPELVWRGAGVPHSPESLLHNANADTIGFFIAKFMKR; translated from the exons ATGTCAGTTTTCCCTCAGCTTTCCATGAATCCAGATGTGCGAGAACATCTTCGCAGTGTTTATACAAACAATGAG ctGGTGTGTGAGTCTGGAGCAGATGAGGCTGATGTGGTGTTTGAAGCGCTCCTGTCCTGTCTGTCTCATCCGCCTCTGTTCACCTGTCTGAGGGCCAGCACACACCTGCACTCACTTCAGGACGTCCAGCTCCGGCTCCAGCAACATCtagcacag CAGGAAAGATGTCCATCAGTTTACACTCACCCACAGCTTCCAGATGTTCTGCTGCTTCCAGTCCACGGCCCTCG gtcTGTGGATCCGCTGGTCTCTGAAGTGATAGTGGACGCTCAGTGTGGTAATGCTGTCCTTCGAGGAGCTCATGTGTTCACGCCTGGCATCCTCAGCATGCCAAAGT ACATGAAAGTGGGCGAGGTGGTGTCTGTTTTCTCTGATGTGGAGAGGAAGTGCACACGCGGAGCCAAAGAGTTCAAGGGAAAGAAGGTGTTTCTGGGTAACGGGATTTCGGAGGTGGATCGCTCGGAGATATTCAGCTCAGATGGACCTGGGAA gggtGTTGCGGTTCGAATGACTGAGCCTCTCTATCAAAGCCCTTCCTTTGATGGTGTTCTCACAGATCAGCTCTTTCTGCAG AACCTGCCGTCTGTGGTCGTGGGTCATGTTTTAGGACCTCGTCCGGGAGAGCGGATCCTGGACATGTGTGCCGCTCCTGGAGGAAAGACCACACACATCGCTGCTCTCATGGGAAACCAG GGTACTGTTGTGGCCTTGGAAAAAGTCCGATCCAAAATGGAGAAGTTGGTTCAGAACGCAGAGATGCTGCAGTTGGACTGTATTAAAGCATACTGCTGTAACAGTGTGCATGCGGTGAGCTCAGATCCCGTTAAGTGCAGTGCAG acGGTCCCCCGTATCCTGAGGAGAGTTTTGACCGGGTATTATTAGACGCTCCCTGCAGTGGTTTGGGTCAGAGACCCAACATGAGCTACAGCTGCAGTCTGAGAGAAGTCTGTTCCTACCAGCCTCTGCAGAGAAAACTCTTCACTACG GCTGTGCGTTTGTTGAAAAGAGGAGGTGTTTTGGTGTACAGCACGTGCACCGTGACGCTTGCGGAGAATGAAGAGCAGGTCTCCTGGGCTCTCAGGACCTTCCCCGGTCTAACACTAGAGCCGCAG CTGCCTGTTTTAGGATCGGAGGGGATGTCGGGAGCGGGTCTGTCACGTGACCAGCGGCGGCTGCTACAGAGGTTTAGACCAGAATTAGTTTGGAGAGGAGCAGGCGTCCCACATTCCCCCGAGAGCCTCCTACACAACGCCAACGCAGATACTATCGGCTTCTTCATTGCCAAGTTCATGAAAAGGTAG
- the LOC113106403 gene encoding uncharacterized protein LOC113106403: MAESAQNKGNSHALRPTTERHGTEPPNVTIDQMLENLNAYLDKRLGLRKCHDDICQKYSIKYSESGLWALPDIKRAYGKMQRLRTYTNRDGLSVILLKQIRQHLQRCETDKLQHEKKAEKAKVRALAEQLQTVKKDKERLLHQNDKLLTLLSKRLESKASSSSDNSDADINTHTEITKDKLKVRLAPVIIKNRRTETENEEEYEEDGERRTRTVKKVIKKYVPYRTYQPATPEQVDKWSKELPDVYKQPRKVWQFLQRLQKIYNLHPLDSVMIVNVNLRDNDQQRLTESVERRIGESQENIEAGWEAVQTFLFELKPAEVNWAKITSCVQKTGESVAEFEERFRQTWMEHAGLNNNIEELCEDTSIPFKTIFVNGLKPEVSKTLKIRYDDWDSTGTTFMQIVEWSAKIERTQEVDLRVLQSKTLSYNNRTMGYEKSEYQRHSREKTQERFRHCNEEGHWIHDCKLSLRQSDDDHLLKRFQQLTAKQKQTLLNAVEPQGN; encoded by the coding sequence ATGGCTGAGTCTGCACAAAACAAAGGCAATAGTCATGCATTGAGGCCAACAACAGAAAGACATGGAACAGAACCTCCAAATGTTACCATTGATCAGATGTTGGAGAATCTGAATGCATATCTGGACAAAAGGCTGGGACTGAGGAAGTGCCATGATGACATCTGCCAGAAGTACAGCATCAAGTACTCAGAGAGTGGACTATGGGCTTTGCCGGACATTAAAAGGGCTTATGGAAAGATGCAGCGCTTAAGGACATACACCAACAGAGATGGCTTGTCTGTAATTTTGCTCAAACAAATTCGACAGCATCTACAGAGATGTGAAACTGACAAATTACAACATGAGAAAAAAGCAGAGAAAGCAAAGGTTCGAGCACTGGCTGAACAATTACAGACTGTAAAGAAGGACAAAGAAAGACTGttacatcagaatgacaagttgtTAACTTTGCTCTCCAAACGACTGGAATCAAAAGCTTCAAGCAGCTCTGATAACAGTGATGCAGATATCAACACACATACTGAAATTACAAAGGACAAACTGAAGGTTAGACTTGCTCCTGTAATTATTAAGAACAgaagaactgaaactgaaaatgaagAGGAGTATGAGGAAGATGGTGAACGACGAACTCGCACAgtaaaaaaggtaataaagaaATATGTTCCATACAGAACATACCAGCCAGCTACTCCAGAGCAagttgacaaatggtcaaaagaaTTGCCAGATGTGTACAAGCAACCACGGAAAGTATGGCAATTTCTTCAACGCTTGCAGAAAATCTACAATTTACATCCACTGGACAGTGTGATGATTGTTAATGTGAACTTAAGAGACAATGACCAACAACGACTTACAGAAAGTGTTGAAAGAAGGATTGGTGAATCTCAAGAAAACATTGAAGCTGGATGGGAAGCGGTTCAAACCTTCTTATTTGAACTGAAACCTGCAGAGGTTAATTGGGCTAAAATTACCTCTTGTGTGCAGAAGACAGGAGAAAGTGTTGCAGAATTTGAAGAACGCTTCAGACAAACTTGGATGGAACATGCTGGTTTGAACAACAACATTGAAGAACTCTGTGAAGACACTAGCATCCCTTTTAAAACCATATTTGTGAATGGACTGAAACCTGAGGTTTCTAAAACTCTTAAAATCAGGTATGATGACTGGGACAGCACTGGAACAACATTTATGCAGATTGTAGAATGGTCAGCAAAGATTGAAAGAACACAGGAAGTCGATCTCAGAGTTTTACAATCCAAAACCTTGTCATACAACAACAGGACAATGGGATACGAAAAAAGTGAATATCAGAGACACTCAAGAGAGAAAACTCAGGAAAGATTTAGACATTGCAACGAGGAAGGACACTGGATTCATGATTGTAAGCTGAGTTTGAGACAAAGTGATGACGACCACCTGTTGAAGAGGTTTCAGCAGTTGACagccaaacaaaaacagactctGCTAAATGCTGTGGAGCCACAGGGAAACTGA